The following proteins are encoded in a genomic region of Acidobacteriota bacterium:
- a CDS encoding glycosyltransferase family 4 protein, producing the protein MRIAQIATLGTPVSQTNSGSIESLVWVLTRELRRLGHEVTVFAAAGSEVEGELVATLPGPYATNGAPDDWQLCEWINLCAAVEQSARFEVLHSHAYLWGMPMQRLASAPFVHTHHMWPHDNEARLWAMTPDACVTGVSRYQWSEFPVLQPAAIVHHGVDVAQFSFQPEPQDYVCYLGRFTHGKGPLHAIEAARKLGLRLVLAGPEDNYYREYLAPLVDGRKVEFVGPVGGSARDELLGGARALLYPVQAPEPFGLVMVEAMLCGTPVAALRLGAVPEIIREGVTGCSAATLADYPQAMLNALTLDRAEVRRQAAAAFSAERMAREYAQVYERLARR; encoded by the coding sequence ATGCGGATTGCACAGATTGCCACGCTAGGAACGCCGGTCAGCCAGACCAATAGCGGCAGCATCGAATCGCTGGTCTGGGTGCTGACGCGCGAGCTGAGGCGGCTGGGCCACGAAGTCACGGTGTTTGCGGCGGCAGGTTCCGAAGTGGAGGGCGAATTGGTCGCGACGCTGCCGGGGCCTTATGCCACGAATGGCGCGCCGGATGACTGGCAGCTTTGCGAATGGATCAATCTGTGCGCGGCGGTCGAACAGTCGGCGCGCTTCGAGGTGTTGCACAGCCATGCGTATCTGTGGGGTATGCCGATGCAGCGCCTGGCAAGCGCGCCGTTCGTGCACACGCATCATATGTGGCCGCACGACAACGAAGCGCGGTTGTGGGCAATGACGCCGGACGCCTGTGTGACGGGCGTTTCGCGCTATCAATGGAGCGAGTTTCCCGTCTTGCAACCGGCGGCCATCGTGCATCACGGCGTAGACGTGGCGCAGTTCAGCTTTCAACCCGAACCGCAGGATTATGTGTGTTACCTGGGCCGTTTCACGCACGGCAAAGGCCCGCTGCACGCGATCGAGGCGGCGCGCAAGTTGGGCTTGCGGTTGGTGCTGGCGGGGCCGGAGGACAATTACTATCGTGAATATCTCGCGCCGTTGGTGGATGGACGCAAGGTGGAATTCGTCGGCCCGGTCGGCGGCAGCGCGCGCGATGAATTGCTGGGCGGCGCGCGCGCGTTGCTTTATCCGGTGCAAGCGCCCGAACCGTTTGGCCTCGTGATGGTCGAAGCGATGTTGTGCGGGACGCCGGTGGCCGCGCTGCGCCTTGGCGCGGTGCCCGAAATCATCCGCGAAGGCGTGACCGGTTGCAGCGCAGCCACGCTGGCCGACTATCCGCAAGCGATGCTCAACGCGCTGACGCTTGACCGCGCCGAAGTGCGGCGACAAGCCGCCGCGGCCTTTTCCGCCGAACGCATGGCGCGCGAGTACGCCCAGGTGTACGAGCGGCTGGCGCGGAGGTGA